One stretch of Nocardia mangyaensis DNA includes these proteins:
- a CDS encoding SDR family NAD(P)-dependent oxidoreductase, with the protein MGEQTSGPVLVLGGRSEIGLEVARRLASGRVVILAARRADALGPEVEQVRAAGASAVHTVEFDADDTAIHARLLEKIVAEHGSIGTAVLAFGVLGDQARAEQDPAHAVAVVHTDFVAQVSVLTTLATVLRAQGSGQIVVFSSIAGVRVRRANYVYGSAKAGLDGFASGLGDALHGTGVQLLLVRPGFVIGRMTTGMDPAPMSSTPDQVAEAVVRGLRKGATRVAVPGRLAVMFFVMRLLPQSIWRRMPR; encoded by the coding sequence ATGGGTGAGCAGACGAGCGGGCCGGTGCTGGTCCTCGGTGGGCGCAGCGAGATCGGGCTGGAAGTGGCGCGCAGGTTGGCCTCGGGGCGGGTGGTGATTCTGGCGGCGCGCCGGGCCGATGCGTTGGGGCCCGAGGTGGAGCAGGTGCGGGCGGCCGGAGCGAGTGCCGTGCACACGGTCGAGTTCGATGCCGACGACACCGCGATCCATGCTCGGTTGCTGGAGAAGATCGTCGCCGAGCACGGGTCGATCGGGACCGCTGTGCTCGCCTTCGGCGTTCTCGGGGATCAGGCTCGTGCCGAACAGGACCCGGCGCACGCGGTGGCCGTGGTGCACACCGACTTCGTCGCCCAGGTCAGCGTGCTCACCACCCTGGCCACTGTGCTGCGGGCCCAGGGCAGCGGGCAGATCGTCGTGTTCAGCTCCATCGCGGGCGTTCGGGTGCGTCGGGCGAACTATGTCTACGGATCTGCCAAAGCGGGCCTCGACGGCTTCGCCAGCGGCCTCGGCGACGCGCTGCACGGTACGGGCGTCCAACTTCTGCTGGTCCGCCCTGGCTTCGTGATCGGCCGGATGACCACCGGCATGGACCCGGCGCCGATGTCGAGCACTCCCGATCAGGTCGCCGAGGCCGTCGTGCGCGGCCTGCGCAAGGGTGCGACCCGGGTCGCGGTGCCGGGGCGTCTCGCGGTGATGTTCTTCGTGATGCGGCTGCTGCCGCAGTCGATCTGGCGGCGGATGCCGCGGTGA
- the cobG gene encoding precorrin-3B synthase: MTRSTPDACPGVLRLHQAADGPLARIRVPGGRLTPAQVQALADAARDLGNGNLELTSRGNIQLRQVRDASELAGRLEVAGLLPSDTHERVRNIVASPLSGRVGGWADVHGLADDLDVGLRADPRLAALPGRVLFTLDDGRGDVSTLRGDIGVQAVAADTFALLLAGTDTGLRVTAGEAVEVMLDAARGFLDLRGSGEAGQWRLHEIPGGAERVVEALDRSPASSPLELGATHDIPIGWLDQDDGLVSLGAAVPLGTLPARTAEFLAAIDHPVFVTPWRSVVITDLAEGPAETVVRVLAPMGLIFDAHSPWLRVSACAGRPGCAKSRTDVRADAAAAIESQRVLGMALDPPPAGDDSSTTADGSRSDTPSTTAETVAAEDVRVLGRQHWSGCDRRCGRPTGPVTDVVATAHGYRIEAP; the protein is encoded by the coding sequence ATGACCAGGAGTACTCCCGACGCGTGTCCAGGGGTTCTGCGGCTGCATCAGGCGGCCGACGGGCCGTTGGCGCGGATCCGTGTCCCGGGTGGCCGGTTGACCCCGGCGCAGGTGCAGGCGCTCGCCGACGCTGCCCGGGACCTGGGCAACGGCAACCTCGAGCTGACCTCGCGCGGCAACATCCAGCTGCGGCAGGTGCGCGACGCCTCCGAGCTCGCCGGGCGACTGGAGGTGGCGGGATTGTTGCCCAGCGACACCCATGAGCGGGTGCGCAACATCGTCGCCTCCCCGCTGTCGGGCCGGGTCGGCGGGTGGGCCGACGTGCACGGGCTCGCGGACGACCTCGACGTCGGGCTGCGGGCCGATCCCCGGCTCGCAGCCCTGCCAGGGCGGGTGTTGTTCACCCTCGACGACGGTCGCGGCGACGTGAGCACCCTGCGCGGCGACATCGGCGTCCAAGCCGTCGCCGCCGACACCTTCGCGCTGCTGCTGGCCGGGACCGACACCGGGCTGCGGGTCACGGCGGGCGAGGCGGTCGAGGTGATGCTCGACGCCGCACGTGGGTTCCTCGACCTGCGCGGGAGCGGCGAGGCCGGGCAGTGGCGGCTGCACGAGATTCCCGGCGGTGCGGAGCGCGTCGTCGAAGCACTCGACCGCTCCCCCGCGAGTTCGCCGCTGGAACTCGGTGCCACACACGACATCCCGATCGGTTGGCTCGACCAGGACGATGGCCTGGTCAGCCTCGGGGCGGCCGTGCCACTGGGAACGCTGCCCGCCCGCACGGCCGAATTCCTCGCCGCCATCGACCATCCCGTCTTCGTCACCCCCTGGCGCAGTGTGGTGATCACCGACCTCGCCGAAGGCCCGGCCGAGACGGTCGTCCGCGTGCTCGCCCCGATGGGCTTGATCTTCGACGCGCACTCGCCGTGGCTGCGGGTGAGCGCCTGCGCCGGGCGCCCCGGCTGCGCCAAGTCGCGCACCGATGTGCGCGCCGACGCCGCGGCGGCGATCGAGTCGCAGCGTGTGCTCGGCATGGCGCTGGACCCCCCACCGGCCGGTGACGACAGCAGCACCACAGCCGACGGCAGCCGCTCCGACACTCCTTCCACCACTGCGGAGACCGTCGCCGCCGAGGACGTCCGAGTGCTCGGTCGACAGCACTGGTCCGGCTGCGATCGTCGCTGCGGACGACCGACCGGCCCGGTCACCGACGTCGTGGCCACCGCCCACGGCTACCGCATCGAAGCCCCCTAG
- the ddaH gene encoding dimethylargininase: MTAAAPLRVPAPARVARPRRYVMCRPEHFEVSYAINPWMDPDAPVDRPRALAQWEILRAVLEEHGHSVETVPGEPGLPDMVFAANSGIVIGGHALSARFAHPERAAEGPAFHRWFAARELRALAPAAETNEGEGDFAFAGQRILAGVGFRCSLSAHAEVEQYFDLPVVSLELVDPRFYHLDTALMVLDDTTIAYYPDAFGPAARDVLSALYPDAILAGEADALSFGLNGVSDGHHVFLDPGATGLIAALRARGFAPVPVDMSELRKGGGGVKCCVLELHHRDTSTGESGSVAGRTASWAAEAP; encoded by the coding sequence ATGACCGCCGCCGCCCCTCTCCGCGTACCAGCGCCCGCACGGGTCGCCCGTCCGCGCCGCTATGTCATGTGCAGGCCGGAGCATTTCGAGGTCAGCTACGCGATCAATCCGTGGATGGACCCGGACGCCCCGGTCGACCGGCCGCGCGCGCTGGCCCAGTGGGAGATCCTGCGCGCGGTGCTCGAGGAGCACGGGCACTCGGTGGAGACGGTGCCCGGCGAACCCGGTCTGCCCGACATGGTCTTCGCCGCCAACAGCGGCATCGTGATCGGCGGGCACGCGCTCTCGGCGCGCTTCGCCCACCCCGAGCGCGCCGCGGAGGGACCCGCCTTCCACCGCTGGTTCGCCGCTCGCGAACTGCGCGCGCTCGCCCCGGCCGCCGAAACCAACGAGGGGGAGGGCGATTTCGCCTTCGCGGGGCAGCGCATTCTCGCCGGGGTCGGGTTCCGCTGCTCGCTGTCGGCACACGCCGAGGTCGAACAGTACTTCGACCTGCCGGTGGTCTCCCTGGAACTGGTCGACCCGCGCTTCTACCACCTCGACACCGCGTTGATGGTCCTCGACGACACCACCATCGCCTACTACCCGGACGCCTTCGGCCCGGCGGCTCGCGACGTTCTGTCCGCGCTCTACCCGGACGCGATCCTGGCCGGGGAAGCCGATGCGCTCTCGTTCGGCCTCAACGGTGTCAGCGACGGTCACCACGTGTTCCTGGACCCCGGCGCCACCGGACTGATCGCCGCGCTGCGGGCCCGCGGGTTCGCGCCGGTGCCGGTCGACATGTCCGAGTTGCGCAAGGGCGGCGGCGGGGTGAAGTGCTGCGTGCTCGAGCTGCACCACCGCGACACGAGCACCGGGGAAAGCGGTTCGGTGGCGGGCCGAACGGCGTCCTGGGCAGCCGAGGCGCCGTAG
- the cobJ gene encoding precorrin-3B C(17)-methyltransferase, with protein MSEISTGTLWGIGLGPGDPELVTVKAARLIAAADVVAFHSARHGRSISRAIAEPYLRDGQIEEHLVYPVTVETTDHPGGYQGAIDEFYEQAAARLAEHLAAGRDVALLAAGDPLFYSSYMHMHRRLADRFETGIVPGITSVSAASAALGTPLVEGEQVLTVLPGTMPVDELTERLRHTDAAAIMKLGRTFPGVRQALSDSGRLADAYYVERASSTRERVLAAADVDDADVPYFAITLVPGPTPTTPIPARSAVTRTIDTRAADSTVAAEPSALLGTTAVRTSSHVGGAANEASTASQDTPGEVVVVGLGPGDTAWTTPQVTEALAEATDLVGYTTYINRVPERADQRRHASDNKVESERAAMALDLAKRGAKVAVVSSGDPGVFAMAAAVLEVSAEPQFKDVAVRVLPGLTAANAVASRVGAPLGHDYAMISLSDRLKPWDVVARRLSAVAAADMAIAIYNPASSRRRWQVGAMRDVLLEHRAPDTPVVLGRDVGGPTESVRVVTLGELDPDAVDMRTLLIIGASTTTAFDTPTGTRVYTARRYGTGE; from the coding sequence ATGAGCGAGATCAGCACCGGCACGCTGTGGGGCATCGGCCTCGGACCGGGCGACCCGGAACTGGTCACGGTGAAGGCGGCCCGGCTCATCGCCGCCGCCGATGTGGTCGCCTTCCACAGCGCCCGGCACGGCCGCAGCATCTCGCGCGCCATCGCGGAGCCGTACCTGCGGGACGGCCAGATCGAAGAACACCTGGTCTACCCGGTGACCGTCGAGACCACCGATCACCCCGGCGGCTACCAGGGCGCGATCGACGAGTTCTACGAGCAGGCCGCCGCCCGGCTGGCCGAGCACCTGGCCGCCGGACGCGATGTCGCTCTGCTCGCCGCCGGTGACCCGCTGTTCTACAGCTCCTACATGCACATGCACCGTCGCCTGGCCGACCGTTTCGAGACCGGGATCGTCCCCGGCATCACCTCGGTCAGCGCGGCCTCGGCGGCCCTCGGCACCCCCCTGGTGGAAGGCGAGCAGGTGCTGACGGTGTTGCCCGGCACCATGCCCGTCGACGAGCTCACCGAGCGCCTGCGCCACACCGACGCTGCCGCCATCATGAAACTGGGTCGCACCTTTCCCGGTGTGCGCCAGGCACTCTCGGACTCCGGCCGCCTCGCCGACGCCTACTACGTGGAGCGCGCGAGCAGCACTCGCGAGCGAGTCCTCGCCGCCGCCGATGTCGACGACGCCGACGTGCCCTACTTCGCGATCACCCTCGTACCGGGTCCGACGCCGACCACGCCGATTCCGGCGCGTAGTGCCGTCACACGGACCATCGACACTCGTGCCGCAGACTCGACAGTGGCGGCGGAACCCTCGGCACTCCTCGGCACAACGGCCGTGCGCACCTCATCCCACGTCGGCGGCGCCGCGAACGAAGCCTCCACCGCATCGCAGGACACCCCCGGCGAAGTCGTCGTCGTGGGCCTCGGCCCGGGTGACACCGCGTGGACCACTCCACAGGTCACCGAAGCTCTCGCCGAGGCGACCGATCTCGTCGGTTACACCACCTACATCAATCGCGTCCCCGAGCGCGCCGATCAGCGCAGGCACGCCAGCGACAACAAGGTCGAGTCCGAGCGGGCCGCGATGGCGTTGGATCTGGCCAAGCGGGGCGCGAAGGTCGCGGTCGTGTCCTCCGGGGATCCCGGCGTGTTCGCCATGGCCGCGGCGGTGCTGGAAGTCTCGGCCGAGCCGCAGTTCAAGGATGTCGCGGTGCGGGTGCTGCCCGGGCTGACCGCGGCCAACGCCGTGGCCAGCCGGGTCGGCGCGCCGCTGGGCCACGACTACGCGATGATCTCGCTCTCGGATCGACTCAAGCCGTGGGATGTTGTCGCGCGACGCCTTTCGGCCGTGGCGGCAGCCGACATGGCCATCGCGATCTACAACCCGGCCTCCTCCCGCCGCCGCTGGCAGGTCGGGGCGATGCGCGATGTCCTGCTCGAGCACCGCGCCCCCGACACCCCGGTGGTGCTCGGCCGGGACGTGGGTGGCCCGACCGAATCGGTGCGGGTGGTCACCCTCGGCGAGCTCGACCCGGACGCGGTGGACATGCGTACCCTGCTCATCATCGGCGCCTCCACCACCACCGCCTTCGACACCCCGACGGGCACCAGGGTGTACACCGCGCGCCGGTACGGCACCGGGGAATAG
- a CDS encoding precorrin-8X methylmutase: MSDVRTSYLTDGAEIYRRSFATIRDEADLAGFPADVERVAVRMIHGCGQVDLAADIAYSPGVVAAARAALRAGKPILCDANMVASGVTRKRLPADNAVLCALTDQRVPELAARLGNTRSVAALELLRDQLDGAVVAIGNAPTALFHLLDMLDAGAPKPAAIIGIPVGFIGAAESKQALIDFGGVEYLTVRGRRGGSAITASALNAMASEQE, from the coding sequence ATGTCCGACGTGCGTACCAGCTACCTCACCGACGGGGCCGAGATCTATCGGCGCTCGTTCGCGACGATCCGCGACGAGGCCGATCTCGCCGGTTTCCCCGCCGATGTCGAGCGGGTGGCGGTGCGGATGATCCACGGCTGCGGCCAGGTCGACCTGGCCGCCGACATCGCCTACTCCCCCGGTGTGGTCGCCGCCGCGCGCGCCGCGCTGCGGGCGGGCAAGCCGATCCTGTGCGACGCGAACATGGTCGCCTCCGGGGTCACCCGCAAGCGGCTGCCCGCCGACAACGCGGTGCTGTGCGCTCTCACCGACCAGCGCGTCCCCGAACTGGCCGCGCGACTGGGCAACACCCGCTCGGTGGCGGCGCTGGAACTGCTGCGTGATCAGCTCGACGGCGCGGTCGTGGCGATCGGCAACGCGCCCACCGCGCTGTTCCACCTGCTCGACATGCTCGACGCGGGCGCGCCGAAACCCGCCGCCATCATCGGGATCCCGGTCGGTTTCATCGGCGCGGCCGAGTCCAAGCAGGCGCTGATCGACTTCGGCGGGGTCGAGTACCTCACGGTGCGCGGCAGGCGCGGCGGCAGCGCGATCACCGCCTCGGCCTTGAACGCGATGGCGAGCGAACAGGAATGA
- a CDS encoding PadR family transcriptional regulator: protein MTDTATRRRPLNSTAASLLGFLHEGPKSGWDLATQAQQRVGDFWTITQSQVYRELTSMDTAGLVTKGERGARERTPYRITESGREAFAEWIARDPGAETIRVPLLLTLSFGEHLEPAHRDRIIAANKNIHQDRLDRYLDEDETALAPHQRATLEFGIAYERAVLHWFDQLPSILTPRVDPGSAHVL, encoded by the coding sequence TTGACCGACACCGCGACTCGACGCCGCCCGCTGAACTCCACCGCGGCCTCACTACTGGGCTTTCTGCACGAGGGTCCGAAGTCGGGCTGGGACCTGGCCACCCAGGCCCAGCAACGCGTGGGCGACTTCTGGACCATCACCCAGAGCCAGGTCTATCGCGAGCTGACGAGCATGGACACCGCGGGCCTGGTGACCAAGGGCGAGCGCGGCGCCAGGGAGCGCACGCCCTACCGGATCACCGAGAGCGGACGCGAGGCGTTCGCCGAGTGGATCGCTCGCGACCCCGGCGCCGAGACGATCCGGGTCCCGCTGCTGCTCACGCTGTCGTTCGGTGAGCATCTCGAACCGGCCCACCGGGACCGGATCATCGCCGCCAACAAGAACATCCACCAGGATCGGCTCGATCGCTATCTCGACGAGGACGAGACGGCCCTGGCACCACACCAGCGCGCCACCCTCGAATTCGGCATCGCCTACGAACGCGCGGTCCTGCACTGGTTCGACCAGCTGCCGTCGATCCTCACTCCGCGAGTCGACCCCGGCTCAGCGCACGTGCTCTGA
- the cbiE gene encoding precorrin-6y C5,15-methyltransferase (decarboxylating) subunit CbiE, whose amino-acid sequence MAADAAVSAPAWSGQPIVVAGIGAEGWSGLGEKARAAVLACEVVFGSPRQLALLPPGTAEQVPWPTPLLPALAELFARNADRRIGVLASGDPMFYGIGATLARRFGASALRVFPQPSSASLACARLGWPLAEIPVVSVVARPLPTVLPELSENHRVLVLSEDESTPQRLAELLRDKGFGPSVMTVLEQLGGPDERILTGTAAQWLHPPGDPLNLIALDCRALPGARRDTRLPGLADTAFTGDGQLTKAEVRALTVTALAPAPGETLWDVGGGSGSIAIEWCRTHPRCRAVTFERLPARREQIAANAAALGVPGISILGEVRSELAQMELSAPDAIFLGGGLTQDELFAECWQRLRPGGRLVANAVTAESEALLLDWFATFGGALRKFQIYRGEPLGGFTAWRPHLPVAQWIVGKPAG is encoded by the coding sequence CTGGCGGCGGATGCCGCGGTGAGCGCGCCGGCCTGGTCAGGTCAGCCGATCGTCGTCGCGGGGATCGGCGCCGAGGGGTGGTCGGGGCTGGGGGAGAAGGCCCGCGCGGCGGTCCTCGCCTGCGAGGTGGTGTTCGGGTCACCGCGTCAGCTGGCCCTGCTGCCGCCGGGAACGGCGGAACAGGTGCCGTGGCCGACTCCGCTCCTGCCGGCCCTGGCGGAACTGTTCGCCCGCAACGCCGATCGGCGTATCGGCGTACTCGCCAGCGGTGACCCCATGTTCTACGGCATCGGTGCGACCCTGGCCCGGCGCTTCGGCGCGAGCGCACTGCGGGTGTTTCCGCAACCGTCCTCGGCGTCGCTGGCCTGTGCCCGGCTCGGCTGGCCGCTCGCCGAGATCCCGGTGGTGAGTGTGGTTGCCCGGCCATTGCCCACCGTGCTGCCCGAATTGTCCGAAAACCACCGCGTTCTCGTGCTCAGCGAAGACGAGTCCACTCCACAGCGCCTCGCGGAATTGCTGCGTGACAAGGGTTTCGGTCCGTCGGTGATGACCGTTCTCGAACAACTGGGCGGCCCCGACGAACGGATCCTCACCGGCACCGCGGCGCAATGGCTCCACCCGCCGGGCGACCCGCTCAACCTCATCGCCCTCGACTGCCGGGCCCTCCCCGGCGCCCGTCGCGACACCCGCCTGCCCGGTTTGGCCGACACCGCCTTCACCGGCGACGGCCAGCTCACCAAGGCCGAGGTTCGCGCCCTCACCGTCACTGCCCTCGCGCCCGCACCGGGGGAAACGCTGTGGGATGTCGGTGGCGGTTCGGGCAGTATCGCCATCGAATGGTGCCGCACCCATCCGCGATGCCGCGCGGTCACCTTCGAACGATTGCCCGCGCGCCGCGAACAGATCGCGGCCAATGCCGCCGCACTGGGTGTCCCCGGAATATCGATTCTCGGCGAAGTGCGCTCGGAGTTAGCCCAGATGGAACTATCCGCACCGGACGCGATATTTCTCGGCGGCGGACTCACCCAGGACGAACTGTTCGCCGAATGCTGGCAGCGGCTGCGCCCCGGCGGCCGATTGGTGGCCAATGCGGTGACGGCGGAATCGGAAGCGCTGCTGCTCGACTGGTTCGCGACCTTCGGCGGAGCGTTGCGGAAGTTTCAGATCTATCGGGGCGAGCCGCTCGGCGGGTTCACGGCCTGGCGTCCGCACCTGCCCGTTGCCCAGTGGATCGTCGGAAAACCAGCTGGTTGA
- a CDS encoding Lrp/AsnC family transcriptional regulator, producing the protein MDDIDRRILGELLTHARASFQDIGSVVGLSAPAVKRRVDKMVASGQITGFTAQVNPAALGWTTEAYVEVYYRDNISPAELRRTLEPIPQIVGVWTIAGEADALVHVMATDMAEIEVTVERIRENARVGRTRSSLVMSRILERPRT; encoded by the coding sequence ATGGACGACATCGATCGGCGGATTCTGGGCGAACTACTCACCCACGCCCGCGCCTCGTTCCAGGACATCGGCTCGGTGGTCGGGCTGTCCGCGCCCGCGGTGAAGCGACGGGTGGACAAGATGGTCGCTTCCGGGCAGATCACCGGGTTCACCGCCCAGGTCAATCCGGCGGCGCTGGGCTGGACGACCGAGGCGTATGTGGAGGTGTACTACCGCGACAACATCTCCCCGGCCGAACTGCGCCGGACGCTGGAACCGATTCCGCAGATCGTCGGGGTGTGGACGATCGCGGGTGAGGCCGACGCGCTGGTGCACGTGATGGCCACCGACATGGCCGAGATCGAGGTGACCGTGGAGCGGATCAGGGAGAACGCGCGGGTCGGGCGCACCCGCAGTTCGCTGGTGATGTCGCGCATCCTCGAACGCCCGCGCACGTGA
- a CDS encoding cobalt-precorrin-6A reductase yields MRVLILGGTSEARELARIASSERGLDIVSSLAGRVANPRLPVGAVRVGGFGGVEGLRTYLRENAVDAVVDATHPFAAQVSTHAATATRELDIPALHLRRPEWEQRRGDLWTRVPDLTAAVAALPGHDEPVLLTIGRQGVGAFAGCVRHRFVIRSIDAPSAPLPPRYKLLLARGPFTVDEELVLMSRHRIGVLVTKNSGGEQTEAKILAARTAGLPVIMVDRPPLPAGARAVDAVPDAVEWLREVASEHVR; encoded by the coding sequence CTGAGAGTCCTGATCCTCGGCGGCACGAGCGAAGCCCGGGAGCTGGCCCGGATCGCCTCCAGTGAGCGCGGACTCGACATCGTGTCGTCGCTGGCCGGACGGGTCGCCAACCCGCGGCTGCCGGTCGGTGCGGTCCGTGTGGGCGGGTTCGGTGGTGTCGAGGGCCTCCGAACCTACCTGCGCGAGAACGCTGTCGACGCCGTCGTGGACGCGACCCATCCCTTCGCGGCGCAGGTCAGCACCCATGCGGCCACCGCCACACGCGAACTCGACATCCCCGCGCTGCATCTGCGGCGCCCGGAGTGGGAGCAGCGTCGCGGGGATCTGTGGACCCGGGTGCCCGATCTGACCGCGGCCGTCGCGGCACTGCCGGGGCACGACGAGCCGGTCCTGCTGACCATCGGCCGCCAGGGTGTCGGCGCGTTCGCCGGCTGTGTCCGGCATCGCTTCGTCATCCGCTCGATCGACGCGCCCTCGGCACCGCTGCCGCCGCGCTACAAACTGCTGTTGGCGCGCGGGCCGTTCACCGTCGACGAGGAACTCGTGCTGATGTCGCGCCACCGCATCGGGGTGCTGGTCACCAAGAACAGCGGTGGCGAACAGACCGAGGCCAAGATCCTCGCCGCGCGCACCGCGGGACTGCCGGTCATCATGGTCGACCGGCCACCGCTGCCCGCGGGCGCGCGTGCGGTGGACGCCGTCCCGGACGCGGTCGAGTGGTTGCGCGAGGTCGCCTCAGAGCACGTGCGCTGA